In a genomic window of Tripterygium wilfordii isolate XIE 37 chromosome 8, ASM1340144v1, whole genome shotgun sequence:
- the LOC120004620 gene encoding uncharacterized protein LOC120004620, with protein sequence MIRFLLAYKHLLLQISLSLLLGVFLTLLKIPTVFLLGLHTYIHPDNVARDGGNGVRAAIRRPSGSDSSSSLEGYKNMTSNSKVEVKRRSKTKDKFEFDENNAQIFRLKLDEAHIESRLYFDQYRYCFIYSIVAAFCQLCYYYLDVGADSGVFVNGSLIPVILGFVGLGKLFISLARVSFENSASRRSEKQLSMLFGVLGFLFGVLILNGIVPGIFDFDFGLIDGFVRVVVSILMGCIAGFLYIPAAKSARAFWLGTDQIRSNLGMISCGWFGRIIVYTNYLLIVVSALLWINPFIKILVIKDRNDPGGAHLISSEVDAQKLVGNVGWSQSEFTKLRVCCLLVSSFLQIMALRPNVQMYLNEALLSWYQRLHASKVPDLEFSRAKVFLHNHYLCMVALQFFALPVLVLLFVGLSQIDGNSFKSFHLMCDFKEVALFMAWWIVFVWAVFTSVTLFLYRRGIVYVS encoded by the coding sequence ATGATTCGATTCTTGCTAGCCTACAAACATCTCCTCCTTCAgatttcactctctctcttacTCGGTGTCTTCCTGACTTTGCTCAAGATCCCCACTGTCTTTCTCCTAGGCCTCCACACCTACATCCACCCAGATAACGTTGCTCGCGATGGTGGCAATGGTGTCAGAGCCGCCATTCGCAGGCCCTCGGGGTCAGATTCAAGCTCTAGTCTCGAGGGTTACAAGAATATGACTTCAAATTCAAAAGTTGAGGTCAAACGGAGAAGCAAAACAAAGGATAAGTTTGAATTCGATGAAAACAATGCCCAGATCTTTAGGCTCAAGCTCGATGAAGCCCATATTGAATCTCGCCTCTATTTCGATCAGTATCGCTACTGCTTTATTTACTCTATTGTGGCTGCATTCTGTCAATTGTGTTATTACTACTTAGATGTAGGTGCAGATTCTGGGGTTTTCGTAAATGGGTCTTTGATTCCTGTTATCTTAGGGTTTGTGGGTTTGGGCAAATTGTTTATTTCGCTTGCAAGGGTTTCATTTGAGAATTCTGCGTCAAGGAGATCGGAAAAGCAATTGAGTATGCTCtttggggttttgggttttctctttggtgttctgATTTTGAATGGCATTGTTCCTGGAATTTtcgattttgattttggtttaaTTGATGGGTTTGTGAGGGTTGTTGTTTCCATTTTAATGGGCTGCATTGCTGGGTTTTTGTACATCCCTGCTGCAAAGAGTGCACGTGCATTTTGGCTCGGAACAGATCAGATAAGGTCCAATTTGGGGATGATTTCCTGTGGATGGTTTGGTCGAATAATTGTATACACAAATTATCTGCTGATCGTTGTTTCTGCATTGCTTTGGATTAATCCTTTCATTAAAATCCTTGTTATCAAGGACAGAAATGATCCTGGAGGAGCGCATTTGATCAGTAGTGAAGTAGATGCTCAAAAGTTGGTTGGAAATGTGGGTTGGTCGCAGTCAGAATTCACAAAGCTTAGAGTCTGTTGCTTGTTGGTTTCCAGTTTCCTGCAAATCATGGCATTGCGTCCAAATGTGCAAATGTATTTGAATGAAGCACTGCTATCTTGGTACCAACGGTTGCATGCGAGCAAGGTTCCTGATTTAGAATTCAGTAGAGCAAAGGTTTTTCTTCATAATCACTACTTATGTATGGTAGCTTTGCAGTTTTTTGCACTTCCAGTCCTCGTACTTCTCTTTGTTGGCTTATCTCAGATTGATGGCAACTCTTTCAAAAGTTTTCATCTCATGTGTGATTTCAAGGAAGTCGCCTTGTTCATGGCTTGGTGGATAGTCTTTGTTTGGGCGGTTTTCACTTCAGTAACGCTTTTTCTGTATCGCCGTGGCATTGTTTATGTTTCTTGA
- the LOC120003362 gene encoding plastid division protein PDV1-like, producing the protein MKWDMEIDEIEAVLEKIWDIHDKLSDAIHSTSRAHFLSSIKSLTRKSEKKQNMYDDVENKNRSGFVYVKDLPVEDAESAIQEAKSLNAIRTALENLEDQLEFFHTVQMQQRAERDAAIARLEQSRIILALRLAEHHGKKYKVIEEAIAFVGSVRDTGCFATPENLYGGSVSPDDNLPVKGGKNSNIVMKVLISSLSFIRKSLNLDSMGGIVGNAALLAVSMVAVLNLNQATYRNRNLSKTSQHEGSSSSGTLGHLDVMMARG; encoded by the exons ATGAAATGGGATATGGAGATCGACGAAATCGAAGCGGTGCTAGAGAAAATTTGGGACATTCACGACAAGCTAAGTGACGCAATTCACTCGACCTCGCGGGCTCACTTTCTCAGCTCCATCAAATCATTGACTAGGAAGTCGGAGAAGAAGCAGAATATGTACGACGACGTTGAGAACAAGAACCGGTCCGGTTTCGTTTACGTCAAGGACTTGCCGGTTGAGGATGCGGAATCTGCGATTCAAGAGGCCAAGAGTCTTAACGCTATACGGACTGCTCTCGAGAACCTCGAGGACCAGCTCGAGTTTTTCCAT ACTGTACAAATGCAGCAGCGTGCTGAGAGAGACGCTGCAATTGCACGCTTGGAACAGAGTAGAATAATCCTTGCATTGAGATTGGCTGAACACCATGGTAAGAAATACAAAGTAATTGAAGAAGCCATAGCATTTGTGGGCAGTGTACGCGATACAGGTTGCTTTGCCACGCCTGAAAACCTGTATGGTGGATCTGTAAGTCCTGATGATAATCTTCCAGTGAAGGGAGGGAAGAATTCTAATATAGTGATGAAAGTTCTCATATCAAGTCTCAGTTTTATAAGAAAATCCCTTAACTTGGATAGCATGGGTGGTATAGTGGGGAATGCTGCCTTGCTTGCAGTTAGCATGGTTGCAGTTCTGAACCTGAATCAGGCAACCTATAGAAACAGAAATCTAAGTAAAACCTCTCAGCACGAAGGGTCTTCATCTAGTGGCACTTTGGGTCACTTAGATGTGATGATGGCTAGGGGTTGA